The following are from one region of the Agelaius phoeniceus isolate bAgePho1 chromosome 20, bAgePho1.hap1, whole genome shotgun sequence genome:
- the CRK gene encoding adapter molecule crk isoform X1, with the protein MAGQFDSEDRASWYWGRLSRVEAVSLLQGQRHGTFLVRDSSTIPGDFVLSVSESSRVSHYIVNSLGPAGARRSGGEGPGAPGSNPTRFRIGDQEFDSLPSLLEFYKIHYLDTTTLIEPVSRSRQNSGVILRQEEAEYVRALFDFNGNDEEDLPFKKGDILRIRDKPEEQWWNAEDSEGKRGMIPVPYVEKYRPSSASVPTLIGGNQDSSHPQPLGGPEPGPYAQPSINTPLPNLQNGPIYARVIQKRVPNAYDKTALALEVGELVKVTKINMSGQWEGECNGRRGHFPFTHVRLLDQQNPDEDFS; encoded by the exons ATGGCCGGGCAGTTCGACTCCGAGGACCGGGCGAGCTGGTACTGGGGCCGGCTGAGCCGCGTCGAGGCCGTCTCGCTGCTACAGGGGCAGCGCCACGGCACCTTCCTGGTGCGCGACTCGAGCACCATCCCCGGCGACTTCGTGCTGTCGGTGTCCGAGAGCTCCCGCGTCTCGCACTACATCGTCAACAGCCTGGGGCCGGCGGGAGCCCGGCGGTCCGGCGGCGAGGGCCCCGGGGCCCCGG GGTCGAATCCCACCAGATTTCGAATAGGTGACCAAGAGTTTGATTCTTTGCCATCTTTACTGGAATTCTACAAAATTCACTATTTGGACACTACAACCTTGATAGAACCCGTTTCGCGCTCGAGGCAGAACAGCGGGGTCATCCTCAGGCAGGAGGAGGCCGAGTACGTGCGAGCCCTCTTTGACTTTAATGGCAATGATGAGGAAGACCTCCCCTTTAAGAAAGGAGACATCCTGAGAATCCGGGATAAGCCTGAAGAGCAGTGGTGGAACGCAGAAGACAGCGAAGGGAAGAGGGGAATGATTCCCGTTCCTTACGTCGAGAAGTATAGACCTTCCTCTGCTTCAGTCCCCACTCTGATTGGAGGTAACCAGGATAGTTCCCACCCACAACCACTGGGTGGGCCGGAGCCAGGGCCCTATGCCCAGCCCAGCATCAACACTCCGCTCCCTAACCTCCAGAATGGCCCTATTTATGCCCGGGTTATCCAGAAGCGAGTCCCTAATGCCTACGACAAGACAGCCTTGGCTTTGGAG GTCGGTGAGCTGGTAAAGGTCACAAAGATTAACATGAGTGGTCAGTGGGAAGGAGAATGCAATGGCAGACGTGGTCACTTTCCATTCACACACGTCCGTCTGCTGGATCAACAGAATCCTGACGAGGACTTCAGCTGA
- the CRK gene encoding adapter molecule crk isoform X4 — translation MAGQFDSEDRASWYWGRLSRVEAVSLLQGQRHGTFLVRDSSTIPGDFVLSVSESSRVSHYIVNSLGPAGARRSGGEGPGAPGSNPTRFRIGDQEFDSLPSLLEFYKIHYLDTTTLIEPVSRSRQNSGVILRQEEAEYVRALFDFNGNDEEDLPFKKGDILRIRDKPEEQWWNAEDSEGKRGMIPVPYVEKYRPSSASVPTLIGGNQDSSHPQPLGGPEPGPYAQPSINTPLPNLQNGPIYARVIQKRVPNAYDKTALALEQNSATLTSPKRSTWNKTTAYRSLHLNLQFCFEAYGVGELVKVTKINMSGQWEGECNGRRGHFPFTHVRLLDQQNPDEDFS, via the exons ATGGCCGGGCAGTTCGACTCCGAGGACCGGGCGAGCTGGTACTGGGGCCGGCTGAGCCGCGTCGAGGCCGTCTCGCTGCTACAGGGGCAGCGCCACGGCACCTTCCTGGTGCGCGACTCGAGCACCATCCCCGGCGACTTCGTGCTGTCGGTGTCCGAGAGCTCCCGCGTCTCGCACTACATCGTCAACAGCCTGGGGCCGGCGGGAGCCCGGCGGTCCGGCGGCGAGGGCCCCGGGGCCCCGG GGTCGAATCCCACCAGATTTCGAATAGGTGACCAAGAGTTTGATTCTTTGCCATCTTTACTGGAATTCTACAAAATTCACTATTTGGACACTACAACCTTGATAGAACCCGTTTCGCGCTCGAGGCAGAACAGCGGGGTCATCCTCAGGCAGGAGGAGGCCGAGTACGTGCGAGCCCTCTTTGACTTTAATGGCAATGATGAGGAAGACCTCCCCTTTAAGAAAGGAGACATCCTGAGAATCCGGGATAAGCCTGAAGAGCAGTGGTGGAACGCAGAAGACAGCGAAGGGAAGAGGGGAATGATTCCCGTTCCTTACGTCGAGAAGTATAGACCTTCCTCTGCTTCAGTCCCCACTCTGATTGGAGGTAACCAGGATAGTTCCCACCCACAACCACTGGGTGGGCCGGAGCCAGGGCCCTATGCCCAGCCCAGCATCAACACTCCGCTCCCTAACCTCCAGAATGGCCCTATTTATGCCCGGGTTATCCAGAAGCGAGTCCCTAATGCCTACGACAAGACAGCCTTGGCTTTGGAG CAGAACTCTGCCACCTTGACCTCACCAAAGAGGAGTACTTGGAATAAAACCACAGCATACAGAAGTCTTCACTTGAACCTTCAGTTTTGCTTTGAAGCATATGGG GTCGGTGAGCTGGTAAAGGTCACAAAGATTAACATGAGTGGTCAGTGGGAAGGAGAATGCAATGGCAGACGTGGTCACTTTCCATTCACACACGTCCGTCTGCTGGATCAACAGAATCCTGACGAGGACTTCAGCTGA
- the CRK gene encoding adapter molecule crk isoform X3, producing MAGQFDSEDRASWYWGRLSRVEAVSLLQGQRHGTFLVRDSSTIPGDFVLSVSESSRVSHYIVNSLGPAGARRSGGEGPGAPGSNPTRFRIGDQEFDSLPSLLEFYKIHYLDTTTLIEPVSRSRQNSGVILRQEEAEYVRALFDFNGNDEEDLPFKKGDILRIRDKPEEQWWNAEDSEGKRGMIPVPYVEKYRPSSASVPTLIGGR from the exons ATGGCCGGGCAGTTCGACTCCGAGGACCGGGCGAGCTGGTACTGGGGCCGGCTGAGCCGCGTCGAGGCCGTCTCGCTGCTACAGGGGCAGCGCCACGGCACCTTCCTGGTGCGCGACTCGAGCACCATCCCCGGCGACTTCGTGCTGTCGGTGTCCGAGAGCTCCCGCGTCTCGCACTACATCGTCAACAGCCTGGGGCCGGCGGGAGCCCGGCGGTCCGGCGGCGAGGGCCCCGGGGCCCCGG GGTCGAATCCCACCAGATTTCGAATAGGTGACCAAGAGTTTGATTCTTTGCCATCTTTACTGGAATTCTACAAAATTCACTATTTGGACACTACAACCTTGATAGAACCCGTTTCGCGCTCGAGGCAGAACAGCGGGGTCATCCTCAGGCAGGAGGAGGCCGAGTACGTGCGAGCCCTCTTTGACTTTAATGGCAATGATGAGGAAGACCTCCCCTTTAAGAAAGGAGACATCCTGAGAATCCGGGATAAGCCTGAAGAGCAGTGGTGGAACGCAGAAGACAGCGAAGGGAAGAGGGGAATGATTCCCGTTCCTTACGTCGAGAAGTATAGACCTTCCTCTGCTTCAGTCCCCACTCTGATTGGAG GTCGGTGA
- the CRK gene encoding adapter molecule crk isoform X2 encodes MAGQFDSEDRASWYWGRLSRVEAVSLLQGQRHGTFLVRDSSTIPGDFVLSVSESSRVSHYIVNSLGPAGARRSGGEGPGAPGSNPTRFRIGDQEFDSLPSLLEFYKIHYLDTTTLIEPVSRSRQNSGVILRQEEAEYVRALFDFNGNDEEDLPFKKGDILRIRDKPEEQWWNAEDSEGKRGMIPVPYVEKYRPSSASVPTLIGGNQDSSHPQPLGGPEPGPYAQPSINTPLPNLQNGPIYARVIQKRVPNAYDKTALALE; translated from the exons ATGGCCGGGCAGTTCGACTCCGAGGACCGGGCGAGCTGGTACTGGGGCCGGCTGAGCCGCGTCGAGGCCGTCTCGCTGCTACAGGGGCAGCGCCACGGCACCTTCCTGGTGCGCGACTCGAGCACCATCCCCGGCGACTTCGTGCTGTCGGTGTCCGAGAGCTCCCGCGTCTCGCACTACATCGTCAACAGCCTGGGGCCGGCGGGAGCCCGGCGGTCCGGCGGCGAGGGCCCCGGGGCCCCGG GGTCGAATCCCACCAGATTTCGAATAGGTGACCAAGAGTTTGATTCTTTGCCATCTTTACTGGAATTCTACAAAATTCACTATTTGGACACTACAACCTTGATAGAACCCGTTTCGCGCTCGAGGCAGAACAGCGGGGTCATCCTCAGGCAGGAGGAGGCCGAGTACGTGCGAGCCCTCTTTGACTTTAATGGCAATGATGAGGAAGACCTCCCCTTTAAGAAAGGAGACATCCTGAGAATCCGGGATAAGCCTGAAGAGCAGTGGTGGAACGCAGAAGACAGCGAAGGGAAGAGGGGAATGATTCCCGTTCCTTACGTCGAGAAGTATAGACCTTCCTCTGCTTCAGTCCCCACTCTGATTGGAGGTAACCAGGATAGTTCCCACCCACAACCACTGGGTGGGCCGGAGCCAGGGCCCTATGCCCAGCCCAGCATCAACACTCCGCTCCCTAACCTCCAGAATGGCCCTATTTATGCCCGGGTTATCCAGAAGCGAGTCCCTAATGCCTACGACAAGACAGCCTTGGCTTTGGAG TAG